Proteins encoded within one genomic window of Theobroma cacao cultivar B97-61/B2 chromosome 7, Criollo_cocoa_genome_V2, whole genome shotgun sequence:
- the LOC18593255 gene encoding uncharacterized protein LOC18593255 yields the protein MMSSSREREDPLTFSANPSSSSSPITVSDHLDSYLQDPTSHIGSASGSYSNEGLLAVEAAGPSSSDVEFGFLRPDFRQQTPISGTVQFYQRHVFLCYKNPSVWPPRIEAAEFDRLPRLLSAAVLARKTDMNKETRLTICEGHDGTETSNGDVLIFPDMIRYRRLTHFDVDTFVEEVLVKNGEWLPGTPERLDGSYVFVCSHGSRDRRCGVCGPPLVSRFKEEIELYGLQGRVSVSPCSHIGGHKYAGNVIIFGSNVNGDVTGHWYGYVTPDDVPTLLEWHIGKGEIVDSLWRGQMGLSEEEQKKFQEERHLVNGETTTEGSTKEATQRQIDEVNTTARRSQDELVSCCQGNDSACCHDSVVPENLDILDTDEGAVKLTPEKRKGSKKVIPKFTSGKAAAVRKVCAKPTWFESWEHEDTYAALAVVCAAASIAVAYSCYKQLS from the exons ATGATGTCAAGTAGCAGAGAAAGAGAAGACCCATTAACTTTCTCCGCAAACCCATCATCATCCTCATCTCCAATCACAGTTTCAGACCACCTTGATAGCTATCTCCAAGACCCAACTTCCCACATCGGAAGTGCTTCTGGAAGTTACTCGAACGAGGGTCTCTTAGCTGTTGAGGCAGCTGGTCCCAGTAGCAGTGATGTTGAGTTTGGTTTCTTAAGGCCTGACTTTAGACAGCAAACTCCAATCTCTGGCACTGTTCAGTTCTATCAACGCCACGTCTTTCTTTGTTATAAAAACCCGTCCGTTTGGCCTCCTAGAATCGAGGCTGCTGAGTTTGATCGTTTGCCTAGGTTGTTGTCTGCTGCTGTTTTGGCTAGGAAGACTGATATGAACAAAGAG acCCGCTTAACAATATGTGAGGGACATGATGGAACTGAGACATCAAATGGAGATGTATTAATATTTCCAGACATGATTAGATACAG GAGATTGACCCATTTCGATGTTGACACGTTTGTTGAAGAAGTTCTTGTCAAGAATGGTGAGTGGCTGCCTGGAACTCCTGAAAGACTAGACGGATcatatgtttttgtttgtTCTCATGGATCCCGAGATCGCCGCTGTGGAGTTTGTGGACCTCCACTGGTTAGCAGATTCAAAGAAGAGATAGAATTGTATGGTCTTCAAGGTAGAGTGTCTGTTAGCCCATGCTCACACATTGGTGGCCATAAGTATGCAGGAAATGTTATTATATTTGGATCAAATGTCAATGGAGATGTCACGGGACACTG GTATGGTTATGTTACTCCAGATGACGTACCTACGCTGCTCGAGTGGCATATTGGGAAGGGAGAAATTGTAGACTCGCTGTGGAG GGGTCAGATGGGATTATCTGAAGAAGAACAgaagaaatttcaagaagaaagGCACTTAGTAAATGGTGAGACCACTACAGAAGGAAGCACCAAAGAGGCAACTCAAAGACAAATAGATGAGGTGAACACAACTGCCCGTAGGTCTCAAGATGAGCTTGTAAGCTGTTGCCAGGGAAATGACAGTGCTTGTTGTCATGACTCCGTGGTACCTGAAAATTTGGATATTCTGGATACTGACGAAGGTGCAGTAAAGTTGACAcctgaaaagagaaaaggcaGCAAGAAAGTTATTCCAAAGTTCACTAGTGGCAAAGCTGCTGCCGTGCGCAAGGTTTGTGCCAAGCCAACATGGTTTGAGAGCTGGGAGCATGAAGATACGTATGCTGCTCTTGCTGTTGTTTGTGCTGCTGCATCGATTGCAGTTGCATATAGCTGCTATAAACAGCTAAGTTAG
- the LOC18593256 gene encoding WEB family protein At5g55860, producing the protein MVAKGRHNATDSPKVEVGEIDTSAPFQSVKDAVTLFGEGAFSGEKPAIRKAKPHSAERVLAKETQLHLAQKELNRLKEQLENAETTKAQALVELERAKRMVKDLTDKLKTVNESKDSAIKATEAAKNQAKLIEEANSSSLPGPDGARNHDLETSREQYMTVITELDAAKQELRKVHQDCDASLEAKIAAFNQTEEAEHAAKVNMEKVGELSREISAVQESIGQVKLASLEAQQEQAKMFAEKDTQRQLYKASLEESTKKLLALKNEFDPELTRNLEAQLSETVNQIGALQKQMENAKASDLESVQTVTSELDGAKESLQKVAEEENSLRSLAESLKMELENVKEEHSELKEKEAATESIAGNLHVKLRKTKAELEAFLTEESKTRGACEEMISTLQQLLVEAENARREAEEMKKEAEELRLEAEASRIALEEAEQQLRVALEEAEAAKEAETKALDQIKMLSERTNAARASTSESGANITISREELESLSRKVEESDNLAEMKVAAAMAQVEAVKASENEALKRLEATQKEIEDMKVATADALKRAEMAEAAKRAVEGELRRWRDREQKKAAEAASRILAEAQMSAESSPQHYRIQKQNPPEKIVQIRKLEKEKSSVSKKVLLPNISGIFNRKKNQIEGGSPSYLPGEKAL; encoded by the exons ATGGTTGCAAAGGGACGCCATAATGCCACTGACTCTCCAAAAGTGGAAGTGGGAGAGATAGACACTAGTGCACCTTTTCAATCTGTTAAAGATGCTGTCACTCTTTTTGGTGAGGGTGCTTTCTCAGGGGAAAAACCTGCCATAAGAAAGGCAAAACCTCATTCTGCAGAG AGAGTATTGGCCAAGGAGACACAGCTTCACCTGGCACAAAAAGAGTTGAACAGGTTAAAGGAGCAACTAGAAAATGCCGAGACAACCAAGGCTCAAGCACTTGTAGAGCTTGAAAGGGCTAAAAGAATGGTTAAAGATTTAACTGACAAACTCAAAACTGTTAATGAATCAAAAGATTCTGCAATCAAGGCTACAGAAGCTGCAAAGAATCAGGCAAAGCTGATTGAAGAAGCAAATTCTAGTAGTCTCCCTGGACCTGATGGTGCTAGGAACCATGACTTGGAAACTTCAAGGGAACAATACATGACTGTGATTACTGAACTTGATGCTGCAAAACAAGAATTGAGGAAGGTTCATCAGGATTGTGATGCATCCTTAGAAGCCAAAATTGCTGCCTTTAACCAAACAGAAGAAGCTGAACATGCAGCCAAGGTTAACATGGAGAAAGTTGGGGAGCTCTCTCGGGAGATTTCAGCTGTACAGGAATCAATCGGACAAGTGAAGCTTGCATCTCTTGAAGCACAGCAAGAACAAGCTAAAATGTTTGCTGAAAAGGATACTCAGAGGCAATTATATAAAGCTTCCCTGGAAGAGTCGACAAAGAAATTGCTTGCTTTAAAGAATGAATTTGACCCTGAGCTTACACGAAATCTTGAAGCACAACTCTCTGAAACGGTCAATCAGATTGGGGCTTTGCAGAAGCAGATGGAAAATGCAAAGGCTTCTGATCTGGAGTCTGTGCAAACTGTTACTTCAGAGCTAGATGGTGCTAAAGAGTCGCTGCAAAAAGTTGCTGAAGAGGAAAACTCCTTGAGAAGTTTGGCGGAGTCTCTTAAGATGGAGCTAGAGAATGTGAAGGAAGAGCATTCTGAACTGAAGGAGAAGGAAGCAGCAACAGAGTCCATTGCTGGGAATCTGCATGTCAAGCTTCGAAAAACTAAAGCTGAGCTTGAAGCTTTCCTTACAGAGGAATCCAAAACAAGAGGTGCCTGTGAAGAAATGATTTCAACCCTCCAACAGCTATTGGTGGAAGCAGAAAATGCACGGCGAGAAGCAGAAGAGATGAAGAAGGAAGCTGAGGAGTTAAGGTTGGAAGCTGAAGCCTCAAGAATTGCACTTGAGGAAGCAGAACAGCAGCTGAGAGTTGCTCTGGAAGAAGCTGAAGCTGCAAAAGAAGCTGAGACCAAGGCGCTTGATCAGATAAAGATGCTTTCTGAGAGAACTAATGCAGCACGTGCCTCAACCTCTGAATCTGGAGCCAATATCACTATCTCCAGGGAAGAGCTTGAGTCTTTGAGCCGTAAAGTTGAAGAGTCTGATAATTTAGCTGAGATGAAAGTGGCAGCTGCCATGGCTCAGGTGGAAGCTGTGAAGGCTAGTGAAAATGAGGCCCTCAAGAGGTTAGAGGCAACTCAGAAAGAGATTGAAGACATGAAGGTTGCTACTGCAGATGCTTTGAAGAGGGCAGAGATGGCTGAGGCAGCCAAGAGGGCAGTGGAGGGAGAACTTCGAAGGTGGCGCGATAGGGAACAGAAGAAAGCAGCTGAAGCTGCATCTCGGATTCTGGCAGAAGCACAGATGTCAGCAGAATCATCCCCACAGCACTACAGAATTCAGAAGCAGAACCCGCCGGAGAAAATTGTTCAGATACGAAagttggaaaaagaaaagtcttCTGTCTCAAAGAAGGTACTTTTACCTAATATCAGCGGGATCTTCAATCGAAAAAAGAACCAAATTGAGGGTGGATCTCCCTCTTATCTGCCTGGTGAGAAGGCTCTGTGA